From the genome of Candidatus Dormiibacterota bacterium:
CGACGGTGCCGGGGTAGGCCCCGAGGATGGTGTCGTGCTTGAGGAGGTGGGCCAGCGTCCTGGGGTCGGTGATGTCGTTCACGGCCACCACCTCGAGGTCGCCGCCACGCTCCTGGAGGGCGCGGTAGACGTTGCGTCCGATGCGCCCGAAGCCGTTGATTCCGATCTTCACGCCCACAACTGTCTCCCTGTATCCCCCCAGCGCGCTGTGATGACAAGTCCGTACGACGAGGGCGTCCTGAGCCTAGCACCCCACCCCCCGTGCTCAGCCTCCCCCACCGGTGGGGTTGGGGTGAGGAAATCCTCAGAGCGGCCGGGCCGACTCGGTGAGCCGGTGGAGCCGGCCGGCCATCGCCGAGCGGCTCACCCCGGCGAGCGCGGCGATCCGCTCCAGGTTGTCCTGGGGGTGGCGCAGGCGGAGCTCGGCGGCCTCGCGGAGGCCCTGGGGCAGCCGCTCCCAGAGTGCGGGGTCGCCGCGGAGGCGCAGCGCCGCCTCCACCTGGCGGACCGCGGCGTCGGCGGTGCGCCGCAGGTTGGCGGTCTCGCCGTTGATGCGGCGATTGACCCCGGCGCGCAGCTCGCGCACCACCCGGCCCTCCTCGTAGCGGAGCCGGCCACCCTGGGCGCCGATGACGCTGAGCGCCGCGCCCACCGCGTCTCCGGCGCGCACCGTCACCATCCAGCGCCCCCGCCGCTCCACCAGGGACGGCTCGACCCCCAGCCGCCGGAATGCGGCACCGAGGCCGGCGGCCGCGTCCGCGGAGCGGCAGACGATCTCGAGGTGGGCGGGCCGCTCCGGGTGGCTGACCGCGCCCCCCGCCATGAACGCGCCCCGGAGCAGGGCCCGGGCACAGCAGGTCCGCGGTGAGACCCGCTCGGTGCTGTCCAGGGCGGGCGGCGGCTCACCATCCACCCGCACCACGTAGCGCACCCGCCGGGCGGTGCGCCGCCGCTCGACGTGGGCCTGGAGCCGGTCGGCGCGGAGCGAGCCCAGCGCGGCGCGGGCGGCCACCGGCCGGGTGGTCACCAGCTCCGCGCCGCCCCGGGGCCCGCCGGGCTCGCCGGCCCACGCCATCCCCACCACCAGGGCGGCCCGGCAGCAGGGCAGCGGGGGGACGTGGGGAGCGAGCTCGGCCACCACCTCGGCGGTGAAGGAGAGGCGGCGCGGCGCCACTCAGCGGCGCCTCATCGAGGGTCGGGGCGCTCGACGTCGCGGTGGCGGAGCGCCACCGTGACCCCGCCGCCGCGCAGCCGCCCGGCGAGCTCGGAGGCGACCACCACCGAGCGGTGCCGGCCCCCGGTGCAGCCCACGGCGACATGGAGGCGGGTCCGCCCCCGCTCGGCCATCGCCGCCATCGTCCAGCGGAGCAGCTGCTCGAGCCGCTCGACGAACTCGGCGCCAGGAGGGTGGTCGAGGACGTGGGCGCGGACCGCCGGGTCGAGCCCGGTCAGCGGGCGCAGGTCGGGCTCCCAGAAGGGGTTGCGGAGCATCCGCGCGTCCACCACCCAGTCGGCCTCGAGCTGGGGGCCGTACTTGAAGCCGAAGGAGGACAGGGTCACGGCGAAGCCGGTGGCGTCGCCGCCCTCGGGGACGATCGCCTCGACGACCCGGCGGCCGAGACCGGCGGGGTCGAGCGCCGAGGTGTCGACGACCACGTCGGCGGCCGCGCGCATCGC
Proteins encoded in this window:
- a CDS encoding RNase adapter RapZ — its product is MAVEIEGGRAPVWILTGISGAGKATALAALERHGARCIDNLPVELAGALRGGEAPVVAVVDARQGEAVAGFVPAPGVRVLFLDARDEVLVRRLADSTRPHPCARAGTGPAAVAAERRLLEAMRAAADVVVDTSALDPAGLGRRVVEAIVPEGGDATGFAVTLSSFGFKYGPQLEADWVVDARMLRNPFWEPDLRPLTGLDPAVRAHVLDHPPGAEFVERLEQLLRWTMAAMAERGRTRLHVAVGCTGGRHRSVVVASELAGRLRGGGVTVALRHRDVERPDPR
- the whiA gene encoding DNA-binding protein WhiA, yielding MAPRRLSFTAEVVAELAPHVPPLPCCRAALVVGMAWAGEPGGPRGGAELVTTRPVAARAALGSLRADRLQAHVERRRTARRVRYVVRVDGEPPPALDSTERVSPRTCCARALLRGAFMAGGAVSHPERPAHLEIVCRSADAAAGLGAAFRRLGVEPSLVERRGRWMVTVRAGDAVGAALSVIGAQGGRLRYEEGRVVRELRAGVNRRINGETANLRRTADAAVRQVEAALRLRGDPALWERLPQGLREAAELRLRHPQDNLERIAALAGVSRSAMAGRLHRLTESARPL
- a CDS encoding glyceraldehyde 3-phosphate dehydrogenase NAD-binding domain-containing protein — its product is MGVKIGINGFGRIGRNVYRALQERGGDLEVVAVNDITDPRTLAHLLKHDTILGAYPGTV